The Brassica napus cultivar Da-Ae chromosome C1, Da-Ae, whole genome shotgun sequence DNA segment ATTGCCAATACACACGTTGAAAATGCCGACTGCTAAAGTTGATAAATCATGATTTGGGACATTTGGTTGCAATATTCTAATACATTTCTCAGGACCTACGATCAGTGCTGCATAGAGCCCTTCATAGTAGCGTTTGTGTTGCCAGCTGTTACGCACTTGATGAAAAACTCCCGGAACTGACCATCAGTGCAGATTTGACATGTTGCAAAGGTGACCATTGGCTGAACATTACACTTCCTTAAGACGGAGGGTTCGTGGACAAGTGCATAACCACGTTTCCCAGCCCGCAAAATACCACCAAGATAGTAGAATGAATCCGCTCCCACCATCTCTATTATTTTACACAAAATTTCTTCTGGAAGATTGGGGATGTTTAGAGATGCCATACTATTGAGTTCTGTTGGAGATGTTTATCAGAAGCattgaatatgtatatattgaataaagaaataaacaaaggagTCTTATGAGTTACTAGGAAAGTTATTGTCCCCTCCCACATTTTGTACCTAACACACTCAGAGAAATAGTTATTgtaatcaatttttaattttacactaatacttattaaatgaaacagtAAAAACACCAACTACTTCTGAAATTGTTTTCCTTTGAAACAAATAACTAACACACTATGGTGAGATCTTGCATGGATATTATACTCcaataaccctaaaccctaaacatgcaaccctaaaccctaaaccctaaaccctaaatatataagaaatacgATATAAAACCTTCAAAGATAAACTGATATGTTTGAATTATAGTGTCTGGATGAATGAAAAGATACAATAACCGTTAACAATTCGGTTTAACAAACGAAATGAAGCAGGCAGTATACACGTCTTCAACCATCGTTTTGAACTTTTGCGTTTCCAATAAATTCTTCATAGGTATCCATCGCGTATTTCTGACGGAATATGTCCACCTTTTTGTCATCGATCTGCCCCATATCCTCATAGGAGTATCCCGCTGCATGCATTTTCAGAAATTTGACCGCGCATGGTCCACAGTCGCCAGACCTTTGTTGAAGTAAATATTGTCTGGACGCACCCATGAAAATGCTTGGTCTTCTTCAGGATGACTACTATCGGAAGGAGGCGAAAACGCAGCTAAGACATGAGGCAATGCGCGTAGAAGATAAGCCATGTGCTTGTTCACCTCATTATCGGACTCATTAAGGGGAATGTTGCAGTCCAAAATCTCCACTTGTCTGCATGTCAAGTTGATCACAAGACCAACCCAATGATCTTTTCCCCACATCATTGGGGCGTACACCCTGTCCACATCAACCAACAACACCTTCTTGTCATTCCGACGCGGCGTTTTTCCGGTGAAACTGAAACTGACAAGCCCTCCCCAATTGAATCCCAATTTATCTGAGGCCTTCTCGAACTCTGCGAACTTTGATATGATGCCCGCAATACTGAAGTAGTCTACAAATCTGCACCTCCGACTCAGATAATTGCGTCCATGTCGCCTTACTAGCATACTAATTAGCACAGAAATGTGCTGAAAAATATGtacaaaccattataaaaatatgtacaaaCCACTTGAATAAAACGGATTAAGTTCTGATGAATTGAATACCTCGGTACTGACCCAATTTGTTGGCCTCGCCAACGACAGGAAGAACTTATTTGAGACATGGATCCCAATAACAATTTCGAATTCCctgaaatttgaaaacaaaccaaaagTCAATATTAAAACATTTGACAGTCCAAGAAATTTATACAGTATATCCAAACAACTTACTGTGCCGGTTTCTCGAGGAGAATTGACTGAAACTCTTGAAACTGCGCTTTCTCCAAGTCTGCTAAGGGCGTATATTTGGGTTTCTTGCAGCTTTGGAAAAGCTTCTTCAATCTCTTGTCTGGGGTGTACACTCCTCCAATCTTTGTTGAACGTCTCGGAATACGCTTCGTCTGGAGGTCATCTTTTTTGGTTGAGCTTATTGGAATACATTTCCCTTCTAGCTCTGCTTTTTTTAATGACCTAGTCAGATATCGACTCAGCTTCGAATTCCCAACGTCTGTTGTGCGAGATTCAGTCATCGGATCATCCTCTGGCGGTGTCTTGTAATCTTCAGAATTTGTCGGTGACGCTTTACCACCTTGTTCCTCCGGCGGAAGGACGTAAGATTCAGGATGAGACCAAACGGTAAGCATCCTACAAGTGTTCTCCTGTGGATCTTTATAGTCACACTCTGTAGCCCACTAATATAGTCCCGTTCAGATGTTTTCAAATACTCATTCTGTACACCTAACAAATAACTTATGCCCTGATATGAAAACTATGGAGAGCTGACACCTCTCACCCCCTCCTGACCCTGAACTATTAACCGAATACCAGACCAAACAAATCAGTATTCTTGTACACCTCATAAATTAACCTGAAAACCTTAACTAAATAACCTGAATACCTGACCAAACAAATCAGTATTCCTGTACACCTCACTAACTACTGATAATCTACGCTGAATACCTGGCCAAACCAAGCTGAACagcaaaacataatatatctagAGTTGTTATAATCTAACCTCCAACGGTTCCGGGAGAGTCCTGGCAAAGTTTCTGGTCCAACGTTGAAACATCGACTTCTGGAATGTTTGCCGACTTcgagaaagatttgaaacattgTTTATCAttgtttatcattaaaaattgtAGGAGCAGTTTGATTACCTTTTCCCAGAAGCGAGCATTTGGCGTACGGCCATCACAATGATTATCATGCATTCTCATCGTCTCATCGTCGCTAAACCCATCgccgttcttcttcttgtgtttcTTACTATcagaccaaaatatttcagctTCATCATTACCATCACCACTGAACGGACGTCGCTTCTTTGGACCTTCCATGCCGGTAGGGTCAGCGTGACTGTTGTCTCTGTTTGTTTTACCGGCTGCTGTGTTTTGCGGAACCGTGAACGAGCCTCCCCTATCATGATGCAACCAGTCAAAAATCTCGTTCCGCAATTTACCCAACTGGGTTTTCAGTTCAACTCGTATCCACTCTTTCAGCTCTTGCTCCTTATCTGATAAGTTTCCTGGTTCAGCCTGTTTACATATCCCACGATGAGGTCGAATAGGACGCTGAGGCACCTGAGTCAAACTTCCAGGTTCATCACATGCTTTCCCAAACCGCCTAGATGGCTTTTGACACTTCTTTTTGACACCAACCACTTCAGCCTTTTCGGCTGGCTTCAGAGGTGGAAGGGATGAATCACCTCCTCTAAAGTCTGTTGCTTTGAACTCGTGCCCTTCCCGCATTCGACGAACTAAGTTATCTATTTGGGGATCGATTACTTCTTTCTTCCACTTTGGATCCCCACCTTCATCTGGGATTGAATACGTAACAATAACctcaaacaaagaacacaaaCATTCATAAGTACACAAAGTTTGAGCGTCTTAACTTCTGTTTTGCAAATAAGATAGACAACAGCATTGTACCTCAGTTTGGGTTTCCACCAGAAGTATGTCTTCAAAATTCAGAAGTGCATTTGTTGAGTCGCATCCTTCTGGTTCTTGCAAGAAAGAAGTGGTTTTATTAGGTTCGGGAATTTTCTCAAGCAATGAGGGGATAGCTTTAAAAGCAAAAAGTTGCAGCGCCAGAGGGAACCCATAACACGCTGTTGACTGCTGTTTCAAACGAAGGCGCATCACCGAAAGGGATTTATCCATTTTTGAAGGATCAGAAGGTTGAGGTGGTGTCAATCTAGACAGAGTGCTGACGAATGCctctctcccccatggatattGAAGAAATGATCCGGTGTCTTCCAGCATCTCGACGTAAGCAGGCGTCACATGAAGAAGTTTGTGACCACAAACCAGGAGCCCATCTACAAGCGCAATGAGAGCTAGTGGCAACCGCTTCCACTCAGGAAGACTAGGCTGTTCAAGCATACGAAGAACATCTGGTACAGTCACGTCTTCATCTTCAGTTTCAAACAACTCTTTCCACATACGTCCAGGTGTGGCATCGATAGATTCTGACCCGTTTCCAACTTTTTCCCTTTCAGGCTCGCATTTCAGCCCCGTGATGTCTCCGAACTCACGCAGAGAAAAGCGTAGTGGCTTGTCTGCAAACAAGAACCAGAGCTCATATAGGCGCATCGTAACCAGCTGACGGCTGAGGAGAGAATGTACAAGTTTCACAGAGTTTGAGCAGCGCGATACAGGTAAGTGGAACAGAGCTCCAAACTGACTTCCTAGCAGACAATTCATTTCAGGGGAGCCTCTTAGCAACTTCACTAACGATCCAATGATACTCGCCTTTGAATAGATGTTCAGTCGAGGTTTGCTAGGATAGCAATTACGTGCGAACAGTCTTTCCGGGAAAGTCGGCGTGGTGACAATAAATTCCGGTTCGGTGGATGCAGCTTCATCTTGTTCAGTGGATGCAGCTTCTTCTTGGTCGGTGGATGCAGGTTCCTCTAGTTCGGACTCCGTGCTAATTACTGAAATACAATGACCAAATCCAGACATTTACCCAatgctttatttttaaaaactttttccaAAGAATTTCACAGCAAAGCTTAGCGAAAGGACATACCTGCATAACGAGACGCAGTTTTGCCTAGTCGGGCAATTTTCTTGGGATTTGCTTCTCTATCACTGGCGGATTGACTACGAGTCACCCTCCTCGAGGGCGTTATGCTGGAGGGGAATACCATGCCGATCTGGGTACAGTCGAGGGTGGTTCTTATGTGGGATTCTTCTTATGTTTGGTTTTCAATTGCAGCTATTTAGAGGTGGTTCTggtatattttgatattatgttttggt contains these protein-coding regions:
- the LOC111197732 gene encoding uncharacterized protein LOC111197732, whose amino-acid sequence is MVFPSSITPSRRVTRSQSASDREANPKKIARLGKTASRYAVISTESELEEPASTDQEEAASTEQDEAASTEPEFIVTTPTFPERLFARNCYPSKPRLNIYSKASIIGSLVKLLRGSPEMNCLLGSQFGALFHLPVSRCSNSVKLVHSLLSRQLVTMRLYELWFLFADKPLRFSLREFGDITGLKCEPEREKVGNGSESIDATPGRMWKELFETEDEDVTVPDVLRMLEQPSLPEWKRLPLALIALVDGLLVCGHKLLHVTPAYVEMLEDTGSFLQYPWGREAFVSTLSRLTPPQPSDPSKMDKSLSVMRLRLKQQSTACYGFPLALQLFAFKAIPSLLEKIPEPNKTTSFLQEPEGCDSTNALLNFEDILLVETQTEVQCCCLSYLQNRS